One part of the Spirochaeta lutea genome encodes these proteins:
- a CDS encoding PspA/IM30 family protein has protein sequence MGLFSRLKRVISANLNQLISKSEDPEKMLNTLITEMNQQLIESKRSVAGAIADEKKLERQMQEMLNQAKEWERKAILAVRAAEKEPDRAAHFEGLAKQALLQKKQCESDAEKYKEQWEAQHESVAKLKDALRGLQQRIEEAQRKKNLLLARSRRAEAQKRIQDQLSGISQSSAFEAFDRMEARVDQIEAEADALKELDGPSNTSLEQQFAALEAGSGGSADEMLENLKSRLYIEDTSGASGKKASSGQSAPKAEDVDTAEVDQMMEDLKRKMNE, from the coding sequence ATGGGCCTTTTTAGCAGACTGAAGCGGGTCATAAGCGCGAACCTTAATCAGTTAATCAGTAAATCCGAAGATCCCGAAAAAATGTTGAACACTCTCATCACCGAGATGAATCAGCAGCTCATTGAGTCGAAACGAAGTGTGGCCGGGGCCATAGCAGACGAGAAAAAACTTGAGCGTCAGATGCAGGAGATGCTCAACCAGGCGAAGGAATGGGAGCGCAAGGCTATCCTTGCCGTCCGGGCGGCCGAGAAGGAACCGGACCGGGCAGCCCACTTCGAGGGTTTGGCAAAACAAGCCCTGCTTCAAAAAAAGCAGTGTGAATCCGACGCGGAGAAATACAAAGAGCAGTGGGAGGCCCAGCACGAGTCTGTGGCCAAGCTGAAGGATGCCCTGCGGGGTCTCCAGCAGCGTATCGAAGAAGCCCAGCGCAAAAAGAATCTTCTCCTGGCCCGCAGCCGCCGGGCGGAAGCCCAGAAGCGGATCCAGGATCAGCTTTCCGGTATTTCCCAGTCATCAGCCTTCGAGGCCTTCGACCGTATGGAGGCCCGGGTAGACCAGATTGAAGCCGAGGCAGATGCCCTGAAGGAGCTTGACGGTCCCTCCAACACCTCCCTGGAGCAGCAGTTTGCCGCCCTTGAAGCCGGGTCCGGGGGCAGCGCCGATGAAATGCTGGAAAACCTGAAAAGCCGCCTCTACATTGAGGATACCAGCGGCGCCTCGGGTAAAAAGGCCTCATCCGGCCAGAGTGCCCCCAAGGCTGAGGATGTTGATACCGCCGAGGTCGACCAGATGATGGAAGATCTCAAGCGCAAAATGAACGAGTAG
- a CDS encoding type III secretion system chaperone family protein, with amino-acid sequence MNNANNRIQSYLVTLGITSEQVSEDVWLVNDPDKGLNQIIIFVDESLVTIRCRLMELPPGDRQELSELFETLLRFNLDLVHGAYALEDHYVVIMDTLELNTMDLEEFQASMDAIGLAIAQHYPVLSKYRHS; translated from the coding sequence GTGAATAACGCAAATAATAGAATACAAAGCTATCTCGTAACCCTGGGTATTACCAGCGAGCAGGTAAGTGAGGATGTGTGGTTGGTAAACGATCCTGACAAGGGTTTAAACCAGATCATCATCTTTGTGGATGAGTCCTTGGTTACCATCCGATGCCGGTTAATGGAGCTTCCCCCTGGGGACCGCCAGGAACTCAGCGAACTCTTTGAGACCCTGCTGCGGTTCAATCTCGATCTTGTGCATGGTGCCTACGCCTTGGAAGATCATTATGTTGTAATAATGGACACCCTAGAGCTGAATACCATGGACTTGGAAGAGTTTCAGGCATCAATGGACGCCATCGGGCTGGCCATTGCCCAGCACTACCCGGTATTATCTAAGTACAGGCATTCCTGA
- a CDS encoding STAS domain-containing protein has translation MSSNNEIVPGFDEEKDESLKIRLQKIEGAEGVLVLYLNGYIDTYNSNFFQKRVNRAIETGFTKLIFQCNGLTYVSSTGIGSFTAFLKAVKPRSGDLVLLEIQPKVYEVFQLLGFSQFFNIKDNIDEAVDFFKKGASSQASDAFPKIFRCPICSTKLKASKPGRFRCSNCKTILAIDNSGQIFLG, from the coding sequence ATGAGCAGTAATAACGAAATAGTTCCAGGGTTTGACGAAGAGAAGGATGAAAGCCTTAAAATCCGGCTTCAGAAAATAGAAGGCGCGGAAGGGGTCTTGGTTCTTTACCTGAACGGTTATATTGATACCTACAACTCCAACTTTTTTCAGAAACGGGTCAACCGCGCTATCGAAACCGGATTCACCAAACTAATATTCCAATGTAACGGCCTCACCTACGTTTCCAGTACGGGAATCGGATCATTCACTGCCTTCCTGAAGGCGGTGAAGCCTCGAAGCGGAGACCTGGTCCTCTTGGAGATTCAGCCCAAGGTATACGAGGTGTTTCAGCTGCTTGGATTCTCCCAGTTCTTCAACATAAAAGATAATATTGATGAGGCGGTGGACTTCTTCAAGAAGGGCGCCTCCAGCCAAGCCTCTGATGCCTTTCCCAAGATTTTCCGTTGTCCGATCTGTTCTACCAAGCTCAAAGCCTCCAAACCCGGGCGCTTTCGCTGCTCGAACTGCAAGACCATTCTGGCAATCGATAATTCAGGACAGATTTTTCTTGGATAG
- a CDS encoding SDR family NAD(P)-dependent oxidoreductase — MPGQETTWKTKKALVIGGTGGIGLSCTHTLLDLGCQVTALGRPKSRPELAGVQGLSVVSMEIRTPEQTIAQLQDETGPLTQWDILICAFGPYLHGPLTLAAPGDWQHITLLNLALPGALVSAVLPGMMERRFGRILLFGGTGADRINGYRQTAVYQAAKAGLGVLAKSVSSQAAEFGVSCNVICPGYIATEYYSPGLLAQARRHLPQGEPGKPEDLDELIRLLVKNPANLLNGAIISAGQGL; from the coding sequence ATGCCGGGTCAAGAAACCACATGGAAAACCAAAAAAGCCCTGGTCATCGGCGGCACCGGGGGCATCGGCCTGTCCTGTACCCATACCCTATTAGACCTGGGCTGTCAGGTTACCGCCCTGGGTAGACCCAAATCCCGTCCCGAGCTTGCTGGGGTTCAGGGGTTATCAGTGGTATCTATGGAGATTCGAACGCCCGAACAAACCATCGCCCAACTTCAGGACGAAACAGGCCCCCTTACTCAATGGGACATTCTGATTTGTGCCTTCGGCCCCTACCTCCACGGCCCCCTCACCCTGGCCGCCCCCGGGGACTGGCAGCACATTACCCTGCTTAACCTGGCGCTTCCCGGAGCACTAGTCTCTGCGGTTCTCCCGGGGATGATGGAGCGCCGGTTCGGTAGAATCCTCCTGTTCGGGGGAACCGGGGCGGACCGTATAAACGGCTACCGGCAGACCGCGGTATATCAAGCGGCAAAAGCCGGCCTGGGGGTGTTGGCGAAATCAGTGAGTAGCCAAGCCGCAGAATTCGGAGTAAGCTGCAATGTAATCTGTCCGGGATACATCGCCACGGAATACTACAGCCCGGGATTGCTTGCCCAAGCCAGACGTCATCTGCCCCAGGGTGAGCCCGGTAAGCCTGAGGACCTGGATGAATTAATCCGCCTCCTGGTAAAAAATCCCGCTAATCTGTTAAATGGAGCTATAATTTCTGCTGGACAGGGATTATAG
- a CDS encoding WecB/TagA/CpsF family glycosyltransferase produces MADKLSINQNQRTLITRTRILGIPVDCVLQEDFHAVLDRLMDSQEPAQIVFLRTRDLLRARRDRSYRKTLEAASLVLPVSKEITRGLHALGRPMPARYYPFDAIISVLGWLERRRGTLYLLGGSSTAISQIESNLRQTFPGARIVGRFMGRYSREMETNICMAIRKASPNLLLVGDGPRGENKWLYRRRTRLNSGIQIYSREFFNMTLGTTPRVSRISFRNGREFLREWYRNPLLVFTGIHLPWFRFLVLMERVFRRR; encoded by the coding sequence GTGGCAGATAAACTATCGATAAATCAAAATCAACGGACACTCATTACGAGAACACGAATACTCGGCATCCCGGTGGATTGTGTTCTTCAGGAGGATTTTCATGCCGTCCTGGATCGTCTCATGGACAGCCAGGAACCGGCTCAGATCGTGTTTCTCCGTACCCGGGACCTGTTGCGGGCCCGGCGGGATCGCAGCTACCGGAAAACCCTTGAGGCTGCCAGCCTGGTCCTTCCCGTATCCAAAGAGATTACCCGGGGACTCCATGCCCTAGGGCGCCCCATGCCCGCCCGGTACTATCCCTTCGATGCAATCATATCCGTACTGGGCTGGCTGGAACGGCGCCGGGGTACCCTGTACCTTCTCGGCGGCAGCTCCACGGCGATCAGCCAGATCGAATCAAACCTGCGCCAAACCTTCCCGGGAGCGCGCATCGTCGGCCGCTTTATGGGCCGCTACAGCCGGGAGATGGAAACCAATATCTGTATGGCCATCCGAAAAGCCTCACCGAACCTACTGCTGGTGGGGGATGGTCCCCGGGGCGAGAACAAATGGCTATACCGCCGACGAACCCGGCTCAACTCGGGTATTCAGATTTATTCCCGGGAATTTTTCAACATGACCCTGGGCACCACCCCCCGGGTAAGCAGGATCAGTTTCCGGAACGGCCGGGAATTCCTTCGGGAGTGGTACCGTAATCCCCTGCTCGTGTTTACCGGAATCCATCTGCCCTGGTTCCGATTTTTGGTCCTCATGGAACGGGTGTTTCGCCGCCGATAG
- a CDS encoding RsmE family RNA methyltransferase — translation MKQFILPQAPDHGGTVYLTGKDYHYLVRVRRYAVGTIIPVLVPSPSQPQQGSLRIIEIYEDRLVGEVTPRTSTEEDRDLPSANPDESPSPKGDSEQALDQPGLDRRLGGHPGYPQIHLWVGYPKARKLDQVIRQATELGVATIRPILCDRSIPDPDARGWAKKSQRYRRIIEEAVQQSGSPGIPELQDPAALERVIMTPTDGALGIYFHETMLAKEGLHDYLCPLPEQVYLLFGPEGGISPRERRLLQEHSWQPGYLGNSVLRCETAVVAALGAIKAICGEVTRWQINYR, via the coding sequence ATGAAACAGTTCATACTCCCCCAGGCGCCGGACCACGGGGGAACGGTGTATCTCACCGGAAAAGACTATCACTACCTGGTCCGGGTACGACGGTACGCGGTCGGTACGATCATTCCGGTATTAGTCCCCTCACCGTCTCAGCCCCAGCAGGGAAGCTTGCGCATCATTGAAATCTACGAGGACCGCCTTGTAGGGGAGGTCACCCCCCGGACCAGCACTGAGGAGGATCGGGACCTGCCCTCCGCCAATCCCGATGAGTCACCCTCCCCTAAGGGTGATTCCGAACAGGCTCTTGACCAGCCCGGTTTGGACCGCAGGCTCGGCGGACACCCAGGCTACCCTCAGATTCACCTCTGGGTAGGGTATCCCAAGGCGCGGAAATTGGATCAGGTCATCCGCCAGGCCACCGAACTCGGGGTTGCGACCATCCGGCCCATTCTCTGCGACCGGAGTATTCCCGACCCGGATGCCCGGGGATGGGCGAAAAAGAGCCAACGCTACCGGCGGATCATAGAGGAGGCGGTGCAGCAAAGCGGTTCTCCGGGCATACCGGAATTACAGGATCCTGCGGCATTGGAAAGGGTCATTATGACCCCGACAGATGGCGCGCTGGGCATCTATTTTCATGAGACAATGCTTGCAAAAGAGGGCCTTCACGACTATCTTTGTCCCCTGCCGGAGCAGGTGTATCTGCTCTTTGGTCCCGAGGGCGGTATATCACCCCGGGAGCGCCGGCTGCTCCAGGAGCATTCCTGGCAACCCGGCTACCTGGGGAACTCGGTGCTCCGCTGCGAAACAGCAGTGGTAGCCGCCCTGGGAGCAATCAAGGCAATTTGTGGAGAGGTTACGCGGTGGCAGATAAACTATCGATAA
- a CDS encoding S41 family peptidase, with amino-acid sequence MSTSPTTKRRLWTAVGFFACVLFILFVAAAQGIAQGARSQSGSSADDQALTVLRQVMQFIQNSYVEEVDTETLIDGALKGMFESLDDPYSMFLDETEMRKLGDTTSGEFGGVGLYINKVIPPEDEPWIRPFVEIVSPIEDTPGFRAGLMPGDLITAIEDTSTEELTIDEVVDRLRGEPGSEVRISILRGETAQFDVTLTRAIIEIPTVKYEPIRDYGYLRIIQFTPATDDRVAQALQDLKNQNIQGLIIDLRTNPGGLLTAVVDTADLFFDDGLIVGTRGRVARENNQFVAEPGSLIPDTMPIVVLVDQGTASAAEILAGALRNRGRAVLIGETTYGKGSVQQIHSLGSKGFRLTMSKYYTPGNVYIDKVGIAPDIELSEPALTREEEEDFIRLTEEQRIQQFLDDNPDPSPTRISEFLETLHSEYDISLSDRLIRRLIRREFERRTNTTSVYDLEFDLVLRRALELIADPREMREIIESREPLDADFSQGHGLPLPALSSPQ; translated from the coding sequence ATGAGTACATCACCTACCACTAAGCGCCGGCTTTGGACGGCAGTCGGATTTTTCGCCTGTGTATTATTTATTCTATTCGTGGCAGCCGCCCAAGGCATTGCCCAGGGCGCACGGTCCCAGAGCGGTTCCTCCGCTGACGACCAAGCCTTGACGGTGCTGCGTCAGGTGATGCAGTTCATTCAGAACAGCTATGTCGAGGAGGTTGATACCGAAACCCTCATCGACGGCGCTCTCAAGGGAATGTTCGAGAGCCTGGATGATCCCTACTCCATGTTTCTCGACGAGACTGAAATGCGGAAGCTTGGCGATACAACCAGTGGAGAATTCGGCGGGGTGGGGCTGTACATCAATAAGGTTATCCCCCCTGAGGATGAACCCTGGATCCGCCCCTTTGTGGAAATCGTATCTCCCATTGAAGATACCCCCGGATTCCGGGCAGGACTCATGCCCGGTGATTTAATTACCGCCATCGAGGATACCTCTACCGAGGAGCTTACCATCGACGAGGTGGTGGACCGACTCCGGGGCGAACCGGGCTCGGAAGTACGCATTTCTATCCTACGGGGCGAAACAGCCCAGTTTGATGTCACCCTTACCCGGGCCATCATAGAAATACCCACGGTTAAGTATGAACCCATCCGGGACTATGGATACCTGAGGATTATTCAGTTTACCCCGGCCACGGATGACCGAGTCGCCCAGGCCCTGCAAGACCTGAAGAATCAGAACATTCAGGGGCTGATCATTGATCTACGGACCAACCCAGGAGGATTGTTAACCGCTGTGGTGGATACTGCCGATCTCTTCTTTGACGACGGCCTCATTGTGGGAACCCGGGGGCGGGTTGCCCGGGAAAACAATCAATTTGTCGCTGAACCCGGTTCTCTTATCCCGGATACCATGCCCATTGTGGTGTTGGTCGATCAGGGAACTGCCTCGGCGGCAGAGATCCTAGCCGGAGCCTTGAGGAACCGCGGTCGGGCCGTCTTGATCGGGGAAACCACCTACGGAAAGGGCTCGGTCCAGCAGATTCATAGTCTCGGATCCAAGGGTTTCCGGCTGACGATGTCTAAGTATTATACCCCGGGAAATGTCTACATCGATAAGGTTGGTATCGCCCCCGATATTGAATTGAGCGAACCGGCCCTCACCCGGGAGGAAGAGGAAGATTTTATCCGCTTGACGGAGGAACAGCGTATTCAGCAATTCCTGGACGACAACCCGGATCCCAGCCCGACCCGGATTAGCGAGTTTTTAGAAACTCTGCATTCCGAGTACGACATTTCCCTGTCTGATAGGCTCATCAGGCGCCTTATCCGCCGGGAATTCGAGCGGAGGACTAACACCACCTCGGTATATGACCTTGAATTTGATCTGGTCCTCCGGCGAGCCCTGGAACTCATTGCCGACCCCCGGGAAATGCGTGAAATCATTGAATCCCGGGAGCCCCTGGACGCTGACTTCAGCCAAGGCCACGGCCTTCCCTTGCCGGCCCTGTCCAGTCCGCAATGA